One genomic segment of Pirellulales bacterium includes these proteins:
- a CDS encoding glycosyltransferase family 2 protein: MATRFLTALPVYNEVRHVAGVLDEVLRYSREVLVVDDGSIDGTAELLAQRRDVHVVRHPKNRGYGAALRSAFQFALYNDYDVLITIDCDGQHQPRLIPQFVSACDGVDIVSGSRYLKQFAGDSAPPASRRKINELITAEINCRLGLKLTDAFCGFKAYRVSALEKLNITEPGYAMPLELWVQAAHQNFKIVELPVPLIYLEEARSFGGSLDNSDSRLRHYQEVIDLSVAALRGEVPPQFRKHVVCSGAAS; this comes from the coding sequence ATGGCCACTCGATTTTTAACCGCCTTGCCTGTGTACAACGAGGTGCGACACGTCGCTGGGGTACTGGACGAAGTGCTCCGTTACAGCCGCGAAGTCTTAGTGGTCGACGATGGCTCAATCGACGGCACTGCGGAATTGTTGGCCCAACGTCGCGATGTGCACGTGGTTCGGCATCCGAAAAACCGCGGCTATGGAGCGGCCTTGCGCAGCGCGTTTCAGTTTGCGCTATACAATGATTACGATGTGTTGATAACCATCGACTGCGATGGACAACATCAACCGCGATTGATTCCGCAATTCGTGTCGGCCTGCGACGGAGTCGATATTGTGTCGGGCAGCCGCTACCTCAAGCAATTTGCAGGGGACAGCGCTCCACCGGCGTCCCGGCGAAAAATCAACGAACTCATCACAGCTGAAATTAATTGCCGGTTGGGATTGAAATTGACCGATGCTTTTTGCGGCTTCAAGGCCTACCGGGTGTCGGCGCTGGAAAAACTGAATATCACGGAACCCGGCTACGCCATGCCATTGGAACTGTGGGTTCAGGCGGCACACCAAAACTTCAAAATCGTGGAACTGCCCGTGCCGTTGATTTATTTGGAGGAAGCCCGATCGTTTGGCGGATCGCTGGACAATTCCGACAGCCGCCTGCGACATTATCAGGAGGTGATTGACCTTAGCGTAGCGGCGCTGCGGGGCGAGGTGCCTCCCCAATTTCGTAAACATGTGGTCTGTTCGGGAGCCGCATCGTGA
- a CDS encoding Nif3-like dinuclear metal center hexameric protein: MLTVSAIAAFLEDFAPHRLAAEWDNVGLLVGDAKRNVQRIMTCLTVTPHSVQEAVSEKAELIVAHHPFPFREFKRISADTTEGRMLLEVIEAGIAVYSPHTAFDSARSGINQRLAEGLGLSDVGPLVSDIADPKLGAGRYGFPEASATLGRVATRLKDFLNLPGVHLVGNAQMPVRAVAVACGSGGELLEAAHRAGCDCFVTGETRFHTCLAAEAMGMGLILAGHFASERFAVERLAEMLAAQFPAATVWPCRAERDPVQWV; the protein is encoded by the coding sequence GGGACTGCTTGTCGGCGATGCCAAACGTAATGTGCAGCGGATCATGACTTGCCTGACGGTCACGCCACACAGCGTCCAGGAGGCGGTGTCTGAAAAGGCCGAACTGATTGTTGCGCACCACCCGTTTCCATTTCGAGAGTTCAAACGCATCAGCGCTGACACTACCGAAGGGCGCATGCTCTTGGAAGTCATCGAGGCGGGCATTGCCGTGTATAGTCCGCACACAGCTTTTGATTCGGCCCGCTCCGGCATCAATCAACGATTGGCCGAAGGATTAGGATTGAGCGACGTCGGCCCTTTGGTATCGGATATCGCCGATCCGAAATTGGGCGCGGGAAGGTATGGGTTTCCGGAAGCCTCCGCCACGTTGGGCCGCGTCGCGACACGGTTGAAAGATTTTCTTAATTTGCCCGGCGTGCACTTGGTTGGCAACGCACAGATGCCGGTCCGCGCTGTGGCCGTGGCTTGCGGCAGCGGCGGGGAATTGCTGGAAGCGGCGCACCGCGCCGGTTGCGATTGTTTTGTCACAGGCGAGACCCGATTCCATACGTGCCTGGCGGCCGAAGCAATGGGCATGGGCTTGATCTTGGCTGGTCATTTTGCCAGCGAGCGGTTTGCGGTCGAACGTTTAGCGGAAATGCTTGCCGCGCAATTCCCCGCGGCAACAGTTTGGCCGTGTCGTGCGGAGCGCGATCCTGTGCAGTGGGTGTGA